In Plasmodium reichenowi strain SY57 chromosome 5, whole genome shotgun sequence, the following proteins share a genomic window:
- a CDS encoding acyl-CoA synthetase, giving the protein MDNGNNEILYSVKISEPRDKNSTGIYRHPEYKDKLCENFDDKKYNNMWEVFDRVSTKFKDKECMGVREKLEDNKRGAYQWKNFGEIKELIIKVGSGLLNMNACPLIMCDDQRIPKARFLGLYMPNCPEWNICDLGCNAYNIITVPLYDSLGPQSSRFILDQTQMETIVCNKTCARNLFKSLETCEEIYLKTLILVDEIDDEIKEECSKYNMKIILWEELIKQGEKKIVKVPQGSLNNIFSICYTSGTTGYPKGVIMTNRNFIGILAAAYIGPSKFPDLCFNENDIHISYLPLAHIYERLMMYLFIAHGVKVGYYSGNIQTLLEDIQELKPTLFISVPRLYNRIHERIFNSLKKKSGIVQSLFNKGLQNKIKRLNSSGSTTHVLWDKLLFNKAKKILGGRIRAMLNGSAPISVDVVKKLRTIFCVNILEGYGMTESLGASFITHSRDRNIGHIGGPVPCIEFKLVSVPEMNYLVTDNPPKGELYLRGPSTCNLGYFKLEKETNELLEKDGFIRTGDIVVLNPNGSLTIIDRKKNIFKLAQGEYVAVEKVEASYKQSLFISQIFVFGYSYESVLVCVICPSTDSIDIWRTQKKIKATDEEVIKLPEFKADVINDLTSLGKKDGLKGFEQIKDIHFTLEAFTIENDLMTPTGKIKRHEAKKRFKKEIDEMYEKLKQ; this is encoded by the coding sequence ATGGATAATGGTAATAATGAAATACTGTACTCAGTAAAAATAAGCGAACCAAGGGACAAGAACTCTACTGGTATATATCGTCATCCTgaatataaagataaattatgtgaaaattttgatgataagaaatataataatatgtgGGAAGTGTTTGATAGAGTATCAACTAAATTCAAGGACAAAGAGTGTATGGGTGTTCGTGAGAAATTAGAAGATAACAAACGTGGTGCTTACCAATGGAAGAATTTTGGAGAGATCAaagaattaataataaaggtAGGATCTGGTTTGCTTAATATGAATGCTTGCCCATTAATTATGTGTGATGATCAAAGAATTCCAAAGGCTCGTTTTTTAGGTTTATATATGCCTAATTGTCCAGAATGGAATATTTGTGATTTAGGATGTAATGCatacaatattattacgGTACCGTTATATGATTCTTTAGGTCCTCAATCAAGTAGATTTATATTAGATCAGACACAGATGGAAACTATTGTATGTAACAAGACATGTGCTCGTAATTTATTTAAGTCCTTAGAAACGTGCGAAGAGATATATTTGAAAACATTAATTTTAGTTGATGAAATAGACGACGAAATTAAAGAAGAGTGTTCAAAATAcaatatgaaaattatattatgggaagaattaattaaacaaggtgaaaaaaaaattgtaaaaGTACCACAAGGatcattaaataatatattttcgATATGTTATACATCAGGAACCACGGGTTATCCTAAAGGAGTTATTATGACAAATAGAAATTTTATAGGTATTTTAGCAGCTGCTTATATTGGTCCATCTAAGTTCCCAGATTTATGTTTTAATGAAAACGATATacatatatcatatttacCATTAGCCcatatatatgaaagaTTAATgatgtatttatttatagcTCATGGTGTAAAAGTAGGTTATTATTCAGGTAATATACAGACATTATTAGAAGATATCCAAGAATTAAAACcaacattatttattagCGTACCAAGATTATATAATAGAATACATGAAAGGatatttaattctttaaagaaaaaatctGGTATAGTTCAATCATTATTCAATAAAGGTTtacaaaacaaaataaaaagattaAATTCTTCTGGTTCGACAACTCATGTATTATGGGATAAATTACTTTTCAATAAAGctaaaaaaattttagGTGGGCGTATAAGAGCTATGTTAAATGGTTCAGCACCAATAAGTGTCGATGttgttaaaaaattaagaacCATCTTTtgtgtaaatatattgGAAGGTTATGGAATGACTGAATCTTTGGGTGCCTCTTTTATCACACATTCGCGAGATCGTAATATTGGACATATTGGAGGTCCCGTCCCATGTATTGAATTTAAACTAGTATCTGTTCCAGAGATGAATTATTTAGTAACAGATAATCCACCTAAAGGTGAATTGTATTTAAGAGGACCAAGTACATGCAACCTAGGTTATTTCAAATtagaaaaagaaacaaatgAATTATTAGAAAAAGATGGATTCATTCGTACAGGAGATATTGTCGTATTAAATCCAAATGGATCCTTAACCATTATAGAtagaaaaaagaatatttttaaattagCACAAGGAGAATATGTAGCTGTAGAAAAAGTAGAGGCATCATATAAACaatctttatttattagCCAAATTTTTGTATTTGGATATTCTTATGAATCTGTTCTCGTTTGTGTTATTTGTCCATCGACAGATTCCATCGATATATGGAGAACACAAAAGAAAATCAAAGCAACTGATGAAGAAGTAATTAAACTACCAGAATTTAAAGCAGATGTTATTAATGATTTAACATCCTTAGGGAAAAAAGACGGACTTAAAGGATTTGAGCAAATTAAGGATATTCATTTCACTCTTGAGGCATTTACTATTGAAAATGATTTAATGACACCCACAGGCAAAATTAAAAGACATGAAGCTAAGAAGAGAtttaaaaaggaaattGATGAAATGTATGAAAAGTTGAAGCAATAG